The Montipora capricornis isolate CH-2021 chromosome 3, ASM3666992v2, whole genome shotgun sequence genome includes the window AGGCCCGTTAAACAATCAACTAGCTGAAAATTTGGGAAGGGATTAAAGGTAGCAAGGGATCACGGGACTTGTGGCTACTAATGATATAATTCTGATAAATTCCTTGTTTGTGTCTTTCAAATGGTCAACCGAACACCAACCGAAGGAACTGAACTTTAGCATGCGAATGACGCCAGTGAATATAGAAGGTTTAAGAAGCAAATACTGCGAAAATGCTTCACAAAGAGAGCGTTAAACGACTTATCAAAATGTGGCTTTTTGGGATGCTTAGAAATGGAAATGAGTGAAACTTTTCCAATGCAGGGACATCATGCTAATGAAATCACCACCTTCATGATGTCCCCCGATGCTGTTTTCAAATTAGTACGACGGCAAAAAGAAACTGGGAAAGAGGGTATTCAAACTCCTTTGGGAGCTCATTTTGTCTCATTTTTCCTATGTTGGGTTCAACTTACTGCTTAAGTTCATTGTAAGCTCTCTCATCTGACAGACTGGGATCTTGCGGATATCAAGGTTCCCTGGCAGCAAGGGACCTGGAAAAAACATTGTACATTGTGACagacaagaaaaaatgaaacaagcaATAGAGATTAATGAAAATGCAAATTCtacattgaaaaaaatttaacacGTCGTAATCGGTGAGACGGTTGGTGAGGTAAATTCAAACAGAATTAGAATTATCATTTCAGAATGTACTTTTTTGTAACAGTAGTTACCTTTCATTGACAACATGAACCTTCACGAGGTATCTAAGACTTACGTGGTTCTCTTTGCTGAGATACAGAGTATCTTTTTCATTGCTTTTGCCTGGCTCAACTCACTGTAGAGTCTACCTTTGTTTACTTTGTAGCCAATTAATGCAGTGCATGTTGACAAACTCACCAGTTGTCCCTTCGGGTGTAATTTCTCTCAAGTGCTTGACAACCTCCATCCTGTTTGCAACCTTTGCTCTCTTTGCCAGGCAACGGATCGTtctctttgtttcagggtttgGTTGCCCCAAACACTTTTCGTCCAAATGCAGACTCTCTTTCAGCTGAAGTACAATTTCTTTTGGATCACATGAACGCGAAGTAAGCGATTCTACAACATTACCAGGAAGCTCGGCGAGAGATCTGTCTTCACCCCCTAAAGCAATGCAAAGACTATTATTGTTTGAAGGTAAATCGGCACTGACTGATCTTCAACTTCAGCTGATTTAACAGAGGAAAATAAAACGGCGAACAACCTTGAATGCGCCGATATCAGCAGCCAGGTAGCAAGATATTTTCAAGAAGAAATAATTGAATTCTAACGACGCGAACGGGTCTTGTGGCATAACGAAGAAATGTGTGATTTTACCTGTACATGTGATCCAAAATACCGAACTGGTAAATCAGCCACAAACGTACCTTCACCAGACAGAAACCGCCTTCCATCTATCTCATCAGTTGCTGtctacaattaaaacgaaacattattaacaactattcaccgaagtggaggtggctagtagTGGATATACCGACATCGAggcgaatagttgttttagtatatactaaagcaatgagataatatagcacaaaaagatgacttgaactgattttttttctgcaacgATTACAGAATTTTCGGGCGCAAAATCCGCGCGAGTTGCTCGAAGGTGAAAAGCAAAGGATACTCGGAGTTTGAGTATAgctagccaattacagcgcacCTTCAACgctatacaatacaatacaatacaatatttgtTTATTCCCACCATTCGCAGATCTCTCTGAATTACTGGTAGGGTCAGACAATGCACCCACAAACATACAAATATACGTGTAGTTATATAAATAtacactgttttagtatatactaactgCAGTCACCAAAGCTCTTGGATAAATTATACATCGACCATTGGTGATGCCTTGCAGCAGTGGTTGAGTAAGTTAAGCAACAGACTACTGAGGTCCTCCCAggaaagaggggggggggggggggtccttgttccctctAAATACACTGTATTTGCTTGTGTTCTCTgggttccccaaattactttcaaacgtGTTCTCAGCTCTTTGATCGCTAAAGTTGTTTACGCTGCTTTGTTCCTTAAGATATTTGTCGTTGTTCCCCtcttccccagttcaaattagccatgtttctctgttccccaaaaccctgggagggcctcactACTGTGCGAGAGGGCGCGAGTTCAAACACCGGCCGGTGCATTCAATCCTTCTAAATGGTACAGtttgtcgaaaaaaaaaagaactttatttaagtgtctagtcttctagcgctggagcacaaattggggacactgtaaactgaaatcaacaacttAACGCAAAGCGAGTTCTGGTGCACAaacattcaaatggaaatgagttttgCATTCTcgtgcaaatcaaactcatttcccttacaattgttgagcaccaagactcacttctaAACCGAAataaacagcaactcggaaatggcctattcaaatgttggttttcgagGAGAGGGAGAACCGACggtctcggagcagagtaagATGAGCAGGGGTGACGTAGTGGTGATAGCAGTagcctcctaccaatgtggcccaggtttgattcccgACTGGTGGCCAAATTGGGTCAAGTTTGTTGCTGGTTCGTTACgatgctccgagaggtttttctccggttctcccctctgctcaaaaaccaacatttctaaattccaattcgatcagAGGCaggacctccctgaaaaccacttttgGGTGAGTGGAACTTCCTCGCCCTCGCCCTCGCCCTCGCCCTCGCCCTCGCCCTCGCCCTCGCCCTCGCCCTCGCCCTCGCCCTCGCCCTCGCCCTCGccctcgttctcgttctcgttctcgttctcgttctcgctctcattcttattcttattcttactCTTATAGtagccgagtctgggaatcgaacccggaccacattggACCACTACGCCAGCCCTGCACCCTGAAAGAAGCGAAagtggtttgagcctccttaaggtaATCGATTTAAGTTTGTATTCCGATCCTTATTACCTGTTCACGTGGACTTATGAACCAAGCTGAAAAACTAGTGACGTGAACTTTATTATTCACTGCAGCAGCCGCTCGGGTGCATGTGATAAACTGGTTGGCGCGGTGCAACTCAGATTCAGATAAGAAATGAAGACATTCCCCTTGTTCACAATCTTGCTTGTGATGAATGCGGCAGTAGTTGACTAGCTTTCCATGGCAACATACAGGGCAAATAAAACCTGCTTGATATGTCATGTTCCTCAGCCAATAGAACTCGTTACGCATACACTCAAGCATCAAAGACAATTGTCTGTAAACAGTACGAGCACAGAACACTTCAAATGAATCATGGTGGGTGTCAGACGAAATAGTCAACTTTGATTGATTCCCTTCCGCTAACCGTGGATTGACATTTCCTCTGTGGACAACTATTTCTATGAACGAGGAATGACACAAAAAGATCACGGAGCAGTCTTCGTCCCCAGCTGTGTAAAATCTCGCGAAATTCTTGTACAACTGAGGATGCAGTAAACTCCAAACTTCATTTTGGCTCCATTGAAAGAACTGCAACACGAGCCGCGGAAACAAGCTCCAAGAAACTTGTCCATACTCAAATTTTAGGAAAAGAGAAGGGAGTTCTGCAGATGCAATCAACTCGGTGATGTCCTGTGGTGGATGCGACATTAACATGGATGGTACCAAGTACTGCTTATTATTACACGAAGTGTCTGACGAAGGCCAAGAGCAGAGTAAACTAAATTTCTCCATGATAGCAATAAAGCTTTCAAAGCTTTCATGCGGTTCTATCAGTGGGTCCCACACATGCGTCAAGAGTTTTTCTTCAAGGATTCCTGTTGTCTCGAGTTTGTGCCACAATTGTTTTGTTTCAGCTTTTCCGTGACAGTCAGGGAGCTGAACAGTTATCACTTTCTTGAACACATCAATCAACCACTGAGGATCCAAGACAACCAATTTGTTTAATTCAGGAGAGTCATcaaaatgtattaaaattctcTGATCATGTAAAAAGTCAAGCAATGttacaaattcttcattgtcgTAAATTTGGCAAACTTCGGCTGCAATCCGTCTAGCATGCTCTAAATAAATCCATTTATGACCTTTACCCAGAGTGGCTTGGAGCGCTTTCTCATACTTTAACCATTTGATTGGAATGTCTTCCTTCATCATTGGTAGTTCTTTTGCAACAGCTAGAATGCTACGTCGCAGACGCGCCACCTCTGGACACTCTGATTCACCACCTGATTTAGTATTATCAACTACAAAGACATCATCACAAAGGTGGACCTTGTACGATTTCCCTTGCAAAGAATCATACACCTCACGGGCTAGCGCTAAAGGTTCTGCCCCGCCATAAGGTCGATCAGCATTGGTACAAACTAGGAAGATAGGAGGATTTTCTTCAGGCAAAAATAGGGATTTTGAATCTGAGTCTTTCGAGTCATCTCGACTGGCGAGTGAGGCAATGGATGTCATCCAGAAATCAAGATAGTCCAAATTACTTTTCGTTTCAAACCTGTCTTGTATGTTCTTGTACACGCCCTGCTTTGTTACAGGCTGAGCCGTTTTATGAAGTTCTCGGCTGAGGTCATACGCCAAAAGGTACAAAGCCCTCGATGTAAGAAAGAGTGGGTGAGTTGCATAATAAACCGATTGTCCACCAAAATCCCACAAAACCGAGTAAATGTAATCTTCATTTTTTAGCTTGTCGACTTCCTGAAACGATTTCTTAATGAAAGTTTCCACCTCATCTGGTATTTTGGATGTGGTGAGATGATTACTTCTTCTATTTGTAAGATCAGTTCTTTGATTTGCTGGGGTGTTGTAAAGATTACTGCTACCATCAGAATCTGAATCTTTTGAAGTTCCAGGAGACGCTGAAACATCCAGCTGTTTATCTCGGGGGAATTCATTGTGACCGATCTTGATAAACTCCAGGGAAGATACCGTGCTATTCTCACCCCTTGTATTTGCACTTGGTGTCACCATGTCTGCAAGGGAGGAATCTACAGACTGGAAAGACTCAACAGAGTTTTCTTCAGGAATCAATTCCCCTTCCCTTAAATTTTTCACAACCAACCGAGCTGCATGTTGCTCATAGGAAATTGCATCTTTAGTGTTTGCATCTTGATCCTTCTCCCCAGTCTTCCAAATCTCAGTGGTGACTTTAAAGTAGGATGGATCAACGTCGATCCCAACAGTGCTGCTCTCATCCGGATTGAACCGTATTCCCCTAAGAGACTTCTTAAGGCTGGTCTTTCCAGAGCGGTCTTGGCCAATCAACATAACTGGTATTCTTCTAACTCTTGTCTTTCCTTTACTCAGAGCCTTGTTGTAAGCTTCCAAAGCCAGTGGGCCACGCAAATAGATCTCTTCAGGGGGCACTAAACGAAATGATTCAAAGTTAGGACAGCATAGAAAGCACTTGACTGCATGCTGTGCATGCAAAGCTAGATTTTTCAGTCTACCAGTTTATGAAAAGAGGCATAACTTGCAAAAAATTGGACTGAAACATTGCCGAAAAAAGGTGCATTCTAACTTGTAGCAAGTTTCAGGAATAATTAGTTCAAAACATGCGCTGGCTACACAAATCGGTTCAGCTTAGACATTACGGAAACTCTTGGAAATATCTGGAAATGGTGTAGCAATGACATTATGCATAAAAGCCTTCAAATAAATAATTGTCTGCAACGTGTTTTTCTTTGctg containing:
- the LOC138042002 gene encoding uncharacterized protein, which produces MSQTEFFPILNSIVKMYTSHRILQRRFKAQLKRLVTIWEPGKAISTPGLVIKFLGDEFAADLNRQSKVFITATADDILAKHAELFRDELYEAQLRVSIEILPSLVKGIGEEIFKVRQSMGTVAAFLAFFGSLSAYCEQRDDLGLQAVETIVKTAAKYLDDNLGSCWESNGGLGMLQSAELECRNQVTSSHQRKVKFVESLNTRLANHSLQTVNSQFYREMNKIVMDLQSLLEPKDEYGERRCDKLNREHEPVPPEEIYLRGPLALEAYNKALSKGKTRVRRIPVMLIGQDRSGKTSLKKSLRGIRFNPDESSTVGIDVDPSYFKVTTEIWKTGEKDQDANTKDAISYEQHAARLVVKNLREGELIPEENSVESFQSVDSSLADMVTPSANTRGENSTVSSLEFIKIGHNEFPRDKQLDVSASPGTSKDSDSDGSSNLYNTPANQRTDLTNRRSNHLTTSKIPDEVETFIKKSFQEVDKLKNEDYIYSVLWDFGGQSVYYATHPLFLTSRALYLLAYDLSRELHKTAQPVTKQGVYKNIQDRFETKSNLDYLDFWMTSIASLASRDDSKDSDSKSLFLPEENPPIFLVCTNADRPYGGAEPLALAREVYDSLQGKSYKVHLCDDVFVVDNTKSGGESECPEVARLRRSILAVAKELPMMKEDIPIKWLKYEKALQATLGKGHKWIYLEHARRIAAEVCQIYDNEEFVTLLDFLHDQRILIHFDDSPELNKLVVLDPQWLIDVFKKVITVQLPDCHGKAETKQLWHKLETTGILEEKLLTHVWDPLIEPHESFESFIAIMEKFSLLCSWPSSDTSCNNKQYLVPSMLMSHPPQDITELIASAELPSLFLKFEYGQVSWSLFPRLVLQFFQWSQNEVWSLLHPQLYKNFARFYTAGDEDCSVIFLCHSSFIEIVVHRGNVNPRLAEGNQSKLTISSDTHHDSFEVFCARTVYRQLSLMLECMRNEFYWLRNMTYQAGFICPVCCHGKLVNYCRIHHKQDCEQGECLHFLSESELHRANQFITCTRAAAAVNNKVHVTSFSAWFISPREQTATDEIDGRRFLSGEGGEDRSLAELPGNVVESLTSRSCDPKEIVLQLKESLHLDEKCLGQPNPETKRTIRCLAKRAKVANRMEVVKHLREITPEGTTGPLLPGNLDIRKIPVCQMRELTMNLSSGDEWKDVADKLGLSPTEIRYLDKRTLNPCDAALAFVSQRCHINVDDLYDVLTKCGYPVLADTL